Proteins encoded by one window of Fictibacillus marinisediminis:
- a CDS encoding VOC family protein: protein MFNQPFDNHVCCLFLHFDDLSRASDWYEEMLGFSIRKKDLSKGFVELQMHGVNLTLLTWRSKERIKPKHPVFTFYSLDIEESFRKLKEKGIKVYDFSNAGSVSGFLFEDVEQNILMVCS from the coding sequence GTGTTTAACCAACCGTTTGATAATCATGTTTGTTGCTTATTTCTACATTTTGATGATTTGTCTAGAGCCAGTGATTGGTATGAGGAAATGCTCGGTTTCTCCATACGAAAAAAAGATTTATCTAAAGGATTTGTCGAATTACAAATGCATGGAGTCAACCTAACTTTGCTTACTTGGAGATCTAAAGAACGGATAAAACCCAAGCATCCCGTTTTCACTTTTTATAGTTTAGATATAGAAGAGTCTTTTAGAAAACTAAAGGAGAAAGGAATCAAGGTATACGATTTCAGCAATGCCGGTTCCGTGTCGGGCTTTTTATTTGAAGATGTAGAACAAAATATACTTATGGTTTGCAGTTAA
- a CDS encoding acyl-CoA dehydrogenase family protein: protein MKNSEMQEKLNHLKTFDEKDIQGKIQYLIDYDFHLLTLNSDITPQKLFYFISTLSSICHNTALCLAMHLYTVWGIRLFSTRNAFTDHCLEQIKDQKKLFASLNEPSLHFIHSKNFKEKDYSITATPVEDGYVVNGIKRFVSMEPLVNYLPVYCRIKNYQGNDYGIITIIIPKETDGVKVNRDWDSISMGPSESNSVCFENVFVPKENVILNSEVFVKETDVLGLFFRLAISSVYVGIGDSALQYVSQKIKSQRIPHHDKPLAFFPGAQFNVAEMLILNETAKSQILELCRSIEGYLYSPRSYATMKELKKKSLITKEYTTISTIKLVEYALKTVGVGGLSSRSPLAKLYQDVVAGPFHPPQKDVLYEIIAKDFLGILPYKSRW, encoded by the coding sequence ATGAAAAATAGTGAAATGCAGGAAAAGTTAAATCATCTTAAGACATTTGATGAAAAAGACATCCAAGGAAAGATTCAATATTTAATTGATTATGACTTCCATCTTCTTACATTGAATTCGGATATTACACCACAGAAATTATTTTATTTTATCAGTACACTGTCTTCCATCTGTCACAATACGGCACTTTGTCTCGCTATGCACTTATACACGGTTTGGGGAATCCGACTCTTCAGCACCCGAAATGCGTTCACCGATCATTGTTTAGAACAAATAAAAGATCAAAAGAAATTGTTTGCCTCCTTGAATGAGCCCTCCCTTCATTTTATCCATTCTAAAAACTTTAAAGAAAAAGATTATAGCATTACTGCTACGCCAGTAGAAGATGGTTATGTGGTAAACGGAATAAAGCGGTTCGTGTCCATGGAGCCGCTCGTTAATTATTTGCCTGTTTACTGCAGGATTAAAAACTATCAAGGTAATGATTATGGAATTATAACCATCATCATACCCAAGGAAACAGATGGAGTTAAAGTCAATCGGGATTGGGATTCCATTTCCATGGGCCCTTCTGAAAGCAACAGTGTATGTTTTGAAAATGTTTTTGTCCCTAAAGAAAATGTTATTCTAAATTCTGAGGTCTTTGTTAAGGAAACAGACGTATTAGGTTTGTTCTTCCGACTTGCGATATCTAGCGTTTATGTTGGGATAGGTGATAGTGCGTTACAATATGTGTCTCAGAAAATAAAATCTCAACGGATTCCCCACCATGACAAACCACTTGCTTTTTTCCCGGGTGCTCAGTTCAATGTCGCGGAAATGTTGATTCTAAATGAAACTGCAAAATCTCAAATTTTAGAATTATGCCGTTCAATTGAAGGATACCTCTACAGCCCTAGATCATATGCAACCATGAAAGAACTGAAAAAGAAAAGCCTTATCACGAAGGAATATACGACTATATCCACCATAAAACTGGTTGAATATGCCTTGAAGACGGTTGGGGTTGGAGGCTTATCATCACGAAGTCCCTTAGCGAAATTATACCAAGATGTTGTGGCGGGTCCATTTCATCCCCCACAAAAAGATGTGCTCTATGAAATTATTGCAAAGGATTTCCTCGGAATATTACCTTATAAAAGTAGATGGTAG
- a CDS encoding carbamoyltransferase family protein, with translation MENAGYTISDIDYVATNDLIDPRYVTKYQYNLQTYNHHLTHASSVFFTSPFSEAAIMVIDGSGSEFGISQYETISFFYADGNKLNKFFIHKGNKSKKYLNEFLPNNSLGGFYRAVTEAIGFHFLEDGKTMGLSSYGSDRYIEDFHKFYTYSKHKGFLQSDQDIQNLKMFIQDEISLSKDSFKTKADFARAVQYHTEELLIQLAFSIYEKTKSKHLCISGGVALNSVANSRILKETPFEKVYVFPASSDAGCAIGSALYLYYVQLQNPWSPKEEPFSPYLGAEYDPASIEKTLEEYKEQLCYRISENIFEDTAALLEEGNIIGWYQGRSEIGPRALGNRSVIADPRKVETRQRINQSIKRREFFRPLAPAIMEEYQKDYFVNPVSSHHMLYVNEIQPDKACEMGAVSHIDGTARVQTVTRTSNPTFYTLLEHFKSLTDVPLLLNTSFNGSGEPIVETPKDAIKSFIHLGLDVLVMDNFIIERRRFSV, from the coding sequence TTGGAAAACGCAGGGTATACCATTTCTGATATCGATTATGTTGCCACCAACGACCTCATTGACCCTCGTTATGTCACTAAATATCAATATAATCTTCAAACATACAATCATCACCTCACCCATGCCTCAAGTGTTTTCTTTACCTCTCCATTTTCTGAAGCAGCAATTATGGTTATAGATGGAAGCGGAAGTGAATTTGGTATTTCCCAGTACGAGACCATCAGTTTCTTTTATGCAGATGGAAATAAGCTAAACAAATTTTTCATTCATAAAGGAAACAAAAGCAAAAAGTACCTCAATGAATTTTTACCGAATAATTCCCTTGGTGGATTTTATCGCGCAGTAACAGAAGCAATTGGGTTCCATTTTTTGGAGGATGGGAAGACGATGGGTCTTTCTTCATACGGTTCCGATCGGTATATTGAAGATTTTCATAAGTTTTATACCTATAGTAAACATAAGGGTTTTTTACAATCAGATCAGGATATTCAGAATTTAAAAATGTTTATTCAAGATGAAATATCTCTTTCAAAGGATTCATTTAAAACGAAAGCAGACTTTGCCCGAGCGGTGCAGTATCATACTGAAGAACTCCTTATTCAATTAGCTTTCAGCATTTATGAAAAGACAAAAAGTAAACATTTATGTATTTCAGGAGGAGTTGCTTTAAACAGCGTTGCCAACTCTCGGATACTGAAAGAGACCCCGTTCGAGAAGGTTTATGTTTTTCCAGCATCGTCCGATGCAGGATGCGCAATAGGAAGCGCCTTATATTTGTATTATGTCCAGCTCCAAAATCCATGGAGTCCCAAAGAAGAGCCATTCTCCCCTTATCTAGGAGCGGAGTATGATCCGGCATCTATTGAAAAAACGTTAGAAGAATATAAGGAACAACTTTGTTACCGTATTTCCGAAAACATTTTTGAAGATACGGCAGCACTTCTAGAAGAAGGAAATATCATTGGATGGTATCAAGGAAGGTCTGAAATTGGTCCAAGGGCCCTTGGAAACAGAAGTGTCATTGCTGATCCTAGAAAAGTAGAGACCAGACAGCGCATCAATCAGTCGATCAAACGAAGAGAATTTTTTAGGCCACTTGCGCCGGCAATCATGGAAGAATACCAAAAAGATTATTTTGTGAACCCTGTTTCATCCCACCATATGTTATATGTAAATGAAATACAACCAGACAAAGCTTGTGAAATGGGAGCAGTTAGTCATATAGATGGTACAGCAAGAGTTCAAACTGTAACCCGAACAAGTAATCCAACTTTTTATACATTGCTCGAGCATTTTAAAAGCCTTACTGATGTTCCCCTTCTTTTAAATACTTCTTTTAATGGAAGTGGAGAGCCAATCGTAGAAACTCCGAAGGATGCGATAAAGAGTTTTATCCATTTAGGTTTAGATGTCCTAGTCATGGATAACTTCATTATAGAAAGAAGGAGATTTAGTGTTTAA